Proteins from a genomic interval of Candidatus Deferrimicrobium borealis:
- a CDS encoding efflux transporter outer membrane subunit, giving the protein MRLHAALVAAALAGCAVGPDYRRPDPPSDATYTADALPVKTATAPVVGGAAQRFVSGGEIPSRWWELFRSEALDRWIHEALAGSPTLVAAEATLRRAQEVRRARSGELLPSVDGTVSASRQKPSGASLGVPDAQINPFTLYNASVEVSYTLDLFGRTRRELEALQAQVDYQGFQLEGAYLTLASNIVTAAFQEASLRGQLQATREILATQEEQLALIEKQFELGGIARTDVLAQRASLAQARVALPVLEKRLAQTRHLLAVLAGRFPGEAADLPEFHLEDFRLPEELPVSVPSSLVRQRPDIRSSEELLHAASAAVGVATANLYPQITLSARYGTEAAQIGDLFHPGTAVWGIGAGLLQPIFRGGALEATRRAEVAGFDLAAAQYRETVLQAFRDVADVLRALEYDAITLQAQSDAEAAARDTLDIANRQVRYGATSYLSLLNAQRQYHLARILLVEAQASRFADTAALFQALGGGWWNRENPSHGVSRR; this is encoded by the coding sequence ATGCGTTTGCACGCCGCGCTCGTTGCCGCGGCGCTCGCCGGCTGCGCGGTCGGCCCCGATTACCGGCGGCCCGACCCCCCCTCGGACGCCACCTATACGGCGGATGCGCTTCCGGTGAAGACGGCCACCGCTCCCGTGGTCGGCGGCGCGGCGCAACGGTTCGTTTCCGGCGGGGAGATCCCCTCCCGATGGTGGGAGCTGTTCCGTTCCGAGGCGCTGGATCGGTGGATCCATGAGGCGCTAGCGGGCAGTCCGACGCTGGTCGCCGCCGAGGCCACCCTGCGGCGGGCGCAGGAGGTCCGGCGCGCCCGCTCCGGGGAACTCCTTCCAAGCGTCGACGGGACCGTTTCCGCGTCGCGGCAAAAGCCGTCGGGGGCTTCCCTCGGGGTGCCGGACGCGCAGATCAATCCCTTCACCCTGTACAACGCCTCGGTGGAGGTCTCGTACACCCTCGACCTGTTCGGGAGGACGCGTCGCGAGCTGGAGGCGCTGCAGGCGCAGGTCGACTATCAGGGATTCCAGCTCGAGGGCGCCTATCTCACGCTCGCATCCAACATCGTGACCGCGGCCTTCCAGGAGGCCTCCCTTCGAGGGCAGCTGCAGGCCACGCGGGAGATCCTCGCGACGCAGGAAGAGCAGCTCGCGTTGATCGAAAAGCAGTTCGAGCTGGGGGGAATCGCGCGGACCGACGTGCTCGCGCAGCGGGCGTCCCTGGCGCAGGCCCGTGTGGCACTACCCGTGCTGGAGAAACGGCTCGCCCAGACGCGTCACCTCCTGGCGGTCCTTGCCGGCAGGTTTCCCGGAGAGGCGGCGGATCTTCCCGAATTCCACCTTGAGGATTTCCGATTGCCGGAGGAGCTCCCCGTGAGCGTGCCGTCTTCGCTGGTTCGCCAGCGACCCGATATCCGGTCCTCCGAAGAGTTGTTGCACGCCGCGAGCGCCGCGGTCGGCGTGGCCACGGCGAACCTCTACCCGCAGATCACGCTGTCCGCCCGGTACGGCACGGAGGCGGCGCAGATCGGCGACCTGTTCCACCCCGGCACCGCCGTCTGGGGGATCGGAGCGGGACTCCTGCAGCCGATCTTCCGCGGCGGGGCGCTGGAAGCGACCCGTCGCGCCGAGGTCGCCGGCTTCGACCTGGCCGCGGCGCAATACCGCGAGACGGTCCTGCAGGCGTTCCGCGACGTGGCCGACGTGCTCCGGGCGCTGGAATACGACGCGATTACGCTCCAGGCGCAGTCGGACGCGGAAGCCGCCGCGCGCGACACCCTGGACATCGCGAACAGGCAGGTACGCTACGGCGCGACGAGCTACCTCTCGCTCCTCAACGCGCAGCGACAGTACCACCTGGCGCGGATCCTCCTGGTCGAGGCGCAGGCGTCCCGGTTCGCCGATACCGCCGCGCTGTTCCAGGCGCTCGGGGGCGGGTGGTGGAACCGTGAAAATCCATCGCATGGAGTCTCCCGACGATGA
- a CDS encoding DsbA family protein, with protein MRVERRFLEIHPETPAEGRPVSELGYLPEQWGRMMENLERMGKAEGIVFSERTFTTNSRKALLLAEAAKEEGPEVFEALNEGLFRAYFCEGRNIGDPLVLRDVAKAAGVPAGTIGNAWSDAAYEERLARDLAAASGIGITGIPTFIVDGRWILEGAVPVEMLREVANKVSGGNSGGHD; from the coding sequence GTGCGCGTGGAGCGCCGCTTCCTGGAGATCCACCCGGAGACGCCGGCAGAGGGCAGACCCGTTTCCGAACTGGGGTACCTCCCCGAGCAGTGGGGCCGGATGATGGAGAATCTTGAGCGGATGGGGAAAGCGGAGGGGATCGTTTTCTCCGAAAGGACCTTCACGACGAACTCCCGCAAGGCGCTCCTCCTCGCGGAAGCCGCGAAGGAAGAGGGGCCGGAGGTCTTCGAGGCGCTCAACGAGGGGCTGTTCCGTGCCTACTTCTGCGAGGGAAGGAATATCGGGGACCCGCTGGTCCTCCGGGACGTGGCGAAGGCGGCGGGCGTTCCCGCCGGCACGATCGGGAATGCCTGGTCCGACGCGGCCTACGAGGAGCGGCTGGCGCGCGACCTCGCGGCGGCGTCCGGGATCGGCATTACGGGGATCCCCACCTTCATCGTCGACGGCCGATGGATTCTCGAGGGCGCCGTCCCGGTGGAGATGTTGCGGGAAGTGGCGAACAAGGTCTCCGGCGGAAATTCAGGGGGACACGATTGA
- a CDS encoding ABC transporter permease has protein sequence MRFHRTSAIVLRQFFLLRGSPVRVIPLFAWVAIDIVLWGFITRYLNTIAKAGFDFVPVLLGAVLLWDFFTRVMHGVTMAFLEDVWSRNFLNLFASPLTIAEYLCGLVLSSIATSSVGLLMMVVLASAVFGLSFLGYGLLLVPFLLALFLFGIALGIFGSALVLRFGPASEWLVWPVPALLSPFAAVFYPVSTLPHWMQHVSRLLPPTYVFEGIRAILTGDDHGGAALAWSSFLSVLYILLASWFFSRIHRQAVRSGLLARHSAESVA, from the coding sequence ATGCGATTTCACCGCACCTCGGCGATCGTGCTTCGGCAGTTTTTCCTCCTTCGCGGGAGTCCGGTGCGCGTTATCCCCCTCTTCGCGTGGGTCGCCATCGACATCGTGCTGTGGGGATTCATCACCCGGTATCTGAACACCATCGCCAAGGCCGGCTTCGATTTCGTCCCGGTGCTCCTGGGCGCGGTCCTCCTGTGGGATTTTTTCACGCGGGTCATGCACGGAGTGACGATGGCGTTCCTCGAGGACGTGTGGTCGCGAAACTTCCTCAACCTTTTCGCGTCGCCGCTCACGATCGCTGAATACCTCTGTGGCCTCGTTCTCTCGAGCATCGCGACGAGTTCGGTGGGGCTCCTCATGATGGTCGTATTGGCTTCCGCGGTCTTCGGGCTTTCCTTCCTCGGCTACGGTCTCCTGCTCGTTCCGTTCCTTCTCGCGCTCTTCCTGTTCGGGATCGCCCTCGGCATCTTCGGCAGCGCGCTGGTGCTGCGATTCGGACCGGCGTCCGAGTGGCTCGTCTGGCCCGTTCCCGCTCTCCTCTCCCCCTTCGCCGCGGTCTTCTATCCGGTATCGACGCTCCCGCACTGGATGCAGCACGTTTCGCGCCTTCTGCCTCCGACCTACGTGTTCGAGGGGATTCGCGCGATCCTGACGGGCGACGACCATGGGGGGGCCGCGCTGGCATGGAGCTCGTTTCTTTCCGTGCTCTACATCCTGCTCGCGTCGTGGTTCTTCTCCCGCATCCATCGGCAGGCGGTGCGCAGCGGGCTCCTCGCGCGCCACAGCGCGGAGAGCGTAGCCTAG
- a CDS encoding ABC transporter ATP-binding protein, protein MTPKVLSASRLRRVFHDTIAVDGISFEVGRNEIVGLLGPNGAGKTTTINMILGVLDPSSGTIRIDGVDISENRTLALERTNFAAVYAPLPGNLTVSQNLRVFGRLYGVKDLPMRIADLLDRFDLKDREHVKSGVLSSGEQTRLSLVKGLLNRPHLLLLDEPTASLDPATARDIRAKIREYAARDGVGVLWTSHNMYEVADVCDRVLFLSHGRILLEGDPRTLPQEHGKETLEELFITVAREPLAFGQA, encoded by the coding sequence GTGACGCCGAAGGTTCTCTCGGCCTCCCGGTTGCGGCGGGTCTTCCACGACACGATCGCGGTCGACGGCATTTCGTTCGAGGTGGGACGGAACGAGATCGTCGGTCTCCTGGGGCCCAACGGAGCGGGGAAGACCACCACCATCAACATGATCCTCGGTGTCCTCGATCCGAGTTCCGGGACGATCCGGATCGACGGCGTGGACATCTCGGAGAATCGGACCCTTGCGCTCGAGCGGACGAATTTCGCGGCGGTCTACGCCCCCCTGCCCGGGAACCTGACCGTGTCACAGAACCTGCGCGTCTTCGGACGGTTGTACGGGGTGAAGGACCTGCCGATGCGCATCGCGGACCTGCTGGACCGGTTCGACCTCAAGGACCGGGAGCACGTCAAGAGCGGCGTGCTCTCTTCGGGGGAGCAGACCCGCCTGTCCCTGGTCAAGGGGCTGTTGAATCGACCGCACCTCCTGCTCCTCGACGAGCCGACGGCCTCGCTCGATCCCGCGACGGCGCGCGACATCCGCGCGAAGATTCGCGAGTACGCCGCACGGGACGGAGTGGGGGTGCTTTGGACCTCGCACAATATGTACGAGGTCGCGGACGTCTGCGACCGGGTGCTCTTCCTGTCGCACGGGAGAATCCTGCTCGAAGGAGACCCGAGGACCTTGCCGCAGGAGCACGGCAAGGAGACGCTCGAGGAACTCTTCATCACCGTAGCGAGGGAGCCTCTCGCCTTCGGGCAGGCGTGA
- a CDS encoding pirin family protein translates to MTVIRSIRKVWRSRPTIEGAGVHLKRAFGNQEVPLLDPFLLLDDFRSNEPSKYLPGFPWHPHRGIETITYVLQGNVEHGDSMGNRGDITPGDVQWMTAGSGIVHQEMPKGDAQGRMGGFQLWANLPSSHKMMDPRYRDVKRSEIPEVSMEGGAQVKIVCGRVNGVQGPVRDIVTDPEYLDVAVPKGSQFTHPIAQGHTVFAYVIQGSAFFDTGRDPYTREEAGRNYFDMDRECLCGPENLVHYGEGDVVSITTEKEPVRFLLVSGRPIGEPVAWYGPIVMNTTEEIRIAFDEYRNGTFIKHR, encoded by the coding sequence ATGACGGTCATAAGGTCGATCCGGAAAGTGTGGCGGTCCAGGCCGACGATCGAAGGGGCGGGCGTCCATCTCAAGCGGGCCTTCGGCAACCAGGAGGTCCCTCTCCTCGACCCCTTCCTGCTCCTCGACGATTTCCGCTCGAACGAACCCTCGAAATACCTTCCGGGATTCCCCTGGCACCCGCACCGGGGGATCGAGACGATCACGTACGTTCTCCAGGGGAACGTGGAGCACGGGGACAGCATGGGGAACCGGGGCGACATCACCCCCGGCGACGTCCAGTGGATGACCGCGGGCAGCGGCATCGTTCACCAGGAGATGCCCAAAGGCGACGCCCAGGGACGCATGGGGGGATTCCAGCTCTGGGCCAACCTGCCCTCCTCCCACAAAATGATGGACCCGCGGTACCGGGACGTGAAGCGAAGCGAGATTCCCGAAGTCTCCATGGAGGGCGGGGCGCAGGTGAAGATCGTCTGCGGACGGGTAAACGGCGTGCAGGGGCCGGTCCGGGACATCGTCACCGATCCCGAATACCTCGATGTCGCCGTCCCGAAGGGGTCGCAATTCACCCATCCGATCGCGCAGGGGCACACGGTCTTCGCGTACGTCATCCAGGGGAGCGCCTTCTTCGACACGGGCCGGGATCCGTACACCCGCGAGGAAGCGGGACGGAACTACTTCGACATGGATCGGGAATGCCTGTGCGGTCCGGAGAACCTTGTCCATTACGGCGAAGGCGACGTCGTTTCCATCACCACCGAAAAGGAGCCGGTTCGCTTTCTCCTCGTGTCCGGCAGACCGATCGGCGAGCCGGTGGCCTGGTACGGCCCCATCGTGATGAACACCACCGAGGAGATCCGGATCGCGTTCGACGAGTATCGGAACGGGACCTTCATCAAGCACCGGTAA
- a CDS encoding TRIC cation channel family protein: MNQESLFLLFDLVGTFAFAMSGAFKAIRKNLDLLGILVLGFATAMGGGIVRDALLHRIPVSFTTNLYALFSLLGCLSAIAWHYVGKGGRFLDEDRAFLIVDAIGLAVFAVIGASAAAAAGLKPWSVVVLAALTGAGGGALRDLLVLEIPMMLHADFYATAALLGGLSFVLFSAAGFQPSVVSTAAFLTTLLLRTAAIFLGWSLPKLR, encoded by the coding sequence ATGAACCAGGAATCGCTGTTCCTGCTATTCGACCTCGTGGGGACCTTCGCGTTCGCGATGTCCGGCGCGTTCAAGGCGATCCGGAAAAACCTCGACCTTCTCGGCATCCTCGTCCTCGGGTTCGCGACCGCCATGGGCGGGGGGATCGTCCGGGATGCCCTCCTGCACCGCATTCCGGTTTCCTTCACCACGAACCTGTACGCCCTGTTCTCCCTCCTCGGCTGCCTGTCGGCGATCGCGTGGCATTACGTCGGAAAGGGGGGGAGGTTCCTGGATGAGGATCGGGCCTTTCTCATCGTGGATGCGATCGGGCTGGCCGTCTTCGCCGTGATCGGGGCTTCCGCGGCCGCCGCGGCGGGGTTGAAGCCGTGGAGCGTCGTGGTGCTCGCGGCCTTGACCGGCGCGGGAGGGGGGGCGCTCCGGGACCTCCTCGTGCTGGAGATCCCGATGATGCTGCACGCGGATTTCTACGCCACCGCCGCGCTGCTGGGGGGCCTCTCCTTCGTCCTTTTTTCCGCGGCGGGGTTCCAGCCCTCCGTCGTTTCGACGGCCGCCTTCCTCACGACGCTTCTGTTGCGGACCGCCGCGATCTTCCTGGGCTGGAGCCTCCCGAAACTGCGGTAA
- a CDS encoding HD domain-containing protein, translating into MPPWKIPVNLWNLVSPLAKTFDLMNPALGDHCLRVAYLSMRLAEELEWPAWRRREAAIAGALHDIGAFSMAERLDLLEFETTDQGTHARAGYILLREFKPFERIAETVLHHHLLWGNGQGERADGSPVPEASHLVHLADRAAVLFRKDEPVLGQIHRIRASILERSGSWFVPAYVDALLRLCDRDYIWLEISSGAMGESLRLSLGMETIDTDIREFLDFSRLVCRIIDFKSKFTATHSSGVAAVGQSLATLVGFSRQECMMFQIAAYLHDLGKLAIPSEILEKRERLTQAEWGVMRTHAYYTYQILHPIEVLNLVASWSSLHQERLDGSGYPFHVGGDDIPLGARLMAVADVFTGITENRPYRKGMPREDALGVLHGMAAKGELDARLVSLMETHYDAINRAREEAQAQAIREYEAFREALKGGPATG; encoded by the coding sequence ATGCCGCCCTGGAAGATCCCGGTCAACCTATGGAACCTCGTCTCCCCCCTGGCGAAGACGTTCGACCTCATGAATCCCGCGCTCGGGGACCACTGTCTGCGGGTCGCCTATCTCTCGATGCGACTGGCGGAAGAACTGGAGTGGCCGGCATGGAGGAGAAGGGAGGCGGCGATCGCCGGGGCGCTGCACGACATCGGGGCGTTTTCCATGGCCGAGCGGCTCGATCTGCTGGAATTCGAAACAACCGACCAGGGGACCCACGCACGGGCCGGGTACATCCTGTTGCGGGAGTTCAAGCCGTTCGAACGGATCGCGGAGACGGTGCTGCACCACCACCTCCTCTGGGGGAACGGCCAGGGCGAGCGGGCGGACGGATCGCCTGTCCCGGAAGCCAGCCACCTCGTCCACCTCGCGGACCGGGCGGCGGTTCTCTTCCGCAAGGACGAGCCGGTCCTGGGCCAGATCCACCGGATCAGGGCGTCGATCCTCGAGCGGAGCGGATCCTGGTTCGTGCCCGCCTACGTCGACGCGCTCCTGCGCCTGTGCGACCGCGACTACATCTGGCTGGAGATCTCCTCCGGAGCGATGGGGGAATCCCTGCGGCTCTCCCTCGGGATGGAGACGATCGACACGGACATCCGCGAATTCCTCGATTTCTCCCGCCTCGTCTGCCGGATCATCGACTTCAAGAGCAAGTTCACGGCGACCCACTCGAGCGGAGTCGCCGCCGTGGGGCAATCTCTTGCGACCCTCGTCGGATTCTCGCGGCAGGAGTGCATGATGTTCCAGATCGCCGCCTACCTCCACGACCTGGGAAAGCTGGCGATCCCCTCGGAGATCCTCGAGAAGCGGGAACGCCTGACGCAGGCCGAGTGGGGCGTGATGCGGACCCACGCCTACTACACCTACCAGATCCTCCACCCGATCGAGGTCCTGAACCTCGTCGCCTCCTGGAGCTCCCTCCACCAGGAGCGCCTCGACGGGAGCGGCTACCCGTTCCACGTCGGCGGGGACGACATCCCGCTCGGGGCCCGGCTCATGGCCGTGGCGGACGTCTTCACGGGGATCACCGAGAACCGTCCGTACCGCAAGGGGATGCCGCGGGAAGATGCCTTGGGTGTCCTCCACGGGATGGCGGCGAAGGGGGAGCTCGACGCGCGCCTGGTCTCCCTGATGGAGACGCATTACGACGCGATCAACCGCGCCCGTGAGGAGGCGCAGGCACAGGCCATCCGGGAGTACGAGGCGTTCCGGGAAGCCCTGAAGGGAGGTCCGGCGACAGGATAA
- a CDS encoding MFS transporter yields the protein MPRQTNRTLTVVSLLLGLFLAAMEMTVVSTAMPTAVGDLGGIHLYAWVFAAYMLTATVTLPIYGKLADLYGRKPVMLVGLALFLCGSFLCGHAGSMNTLILFRAIQGLGAGAIQPIAMTIVGDLFDVHQRARIQGILGAVWGLAGLIGPVLGGAIVHWLSWRWVFYVNLPLGLGCAAVLTFAYHETVGRRKHRLDFAGAALLSITVVLALLAARSRAEGLGFLPAAGVGLALFLWVERSAEEPLFPLDLFSRRVMAVASATGALVGAAMISVVTFVPLYVQSVLAGSPTDAGTTIAPLAIGWPISSTLAGRILPRAGYRALIRGGLALTFCAAMSLSFLLRPGADLWSLRLTMFFYGLGLGFANTPLIIAVQSSVPWKRRGVATASTMFSRSIGGTLAVGLLGGVLGAALTAGGAPPGAADKLLGPERSFLPPGLVRSLSEALQGGMEGIFQAIAVIAFAGFAVSLLFPAVKIAPRDSTANEALP from the coding sequence TTGCCTCGCCAGACCAACCGCACTCTGACCGTCGTCTCTTTGCTCCTCGGCCTCTTTCTGGCGGCCATGGAGATGACCGTCGTGTCCACGGCGATGCCCACCGCCGTCGGGGACCTCGGCGGGATCCACCTCTACGCCTGGGTGTTCGCCGCCTACATGCTCACCGCTACCGTGACCTTGCCCATCTACGGCAAGCTTGCGGACCTTTACGGTCGCAAGCCGGTGATGCTCGTCGGGCTCGCCCTTTTCCTGTGCGGCTCCTTCCTCTGCGGCCACGCCGGCAGCATGAACACGCTCATCCTCTTCCGGGCGATCCAGGGGTTGGGCGCCGGCGCCATCCAGCCGATCGCCATGACCATCGTGGGCGACCTCTTCGACGTGCACCAGCGGGCACGGATCCAGGGGATCCTCGGCGCGGTCTGGGGGCTTGCCGGCCTCATCGGTCCGGTCCTCGGGGGGGCGATCGTCCATTGGCTCTCCTGGCGCTGGGTTTTCTACGTGAACCTCCCGCTGGGCCTGGGGTGCGCGGCGGTGCTGACCTTCGCCTACCACGAAACCGTGGGACGGCGGAAGCACCGGCTCGATTTCGCGGGCGCGGCGCTGCTTTCGATCACCGTGGTGCTCGCCCTCCTCGCGGCCCGCTCACGGGCGGAGGGCCTCGGCTTCCTCCCCGCGGCGGGCGTCGGCCTGGCCCTTTTCCTGTGGGTGGAACGTAGCGCGGAAGAGCCCCTCTTTCCGCTCGACCTCTTCTCCCGGCGCGTCATGGCCGTCGCGTCGGCGACCGGAGCGCTTGTCGGCGCCGCCATGATCTCGGTGGTCACGTTCGTGCCACTGTACGTGCAGAGCGTCCTCGCCGGGAGTCCGACCGACGCCGGCACCACGATCGCCCCGCTCGCCATCGGCTGGCCCATTTCCTCTACGCTGGCGGGGCGGATCCTGCCGCGGGCGGGGTACCGGGCGCTCATCCGCGGGGGCCTGGCGCTTACGTTCTGCGCTGCGATGAGCCTTTCGTTCCTGCTCCGGCCCGGGGCGGATCTTTGGTCGCTGCGGCTTACCATGTTCTTCTACGGGCTGGGCCTTGGATTCGCCAACACTCCCCTGATCATCGCGGTACAGTCGAGCGTTCCCTGGAAGCGGCGCGGCGTCGCCACCGCGAGTACCATGTTCAGCCGCTCGATCGGCGGCACCCTTGCCGTGGGACTCCTCGGGGGCGTCCTCGGGGCGGCGCTTACCGCCGGCGGCGCCCCCCCCGGCGCGGCAGACAAACTCCTCGGGCCGGAGCGGTCCTTCCTTCCCCCGGGGCTCGTGCGCAGCCTGTCCGAGGCGCTGCAGGGGGGGATGGAAGGGATCTTCCAGGCGATCGCGGTCATCGCCTTCGCGGGATTCGCGGTAAGTCTCCTGTTCCCGGCGGTGAAGATCGCTCCGCGGGATTCCACCGCGAACGAAGCGCTTCCGTAA
- a CDS encoding NmrA/HSCARG family protein — translation MDDKKIIAVIGATGAQGGGVCRAILRDAGSGFRVRALTRNTGSGKAKELKKLGADVAEVDIDDVESLKRAFRGAYGAFCVTFFWEHFSPEKELAEAKNMADAANHEGVRHVIWSTLEDTREWVPLDDRRMPTLMGKYKVPHFDAKGEANRLFSERGIPTTFLLTSFYWENLIHFGMGPKRGEDGNLYITLPMGDKKLPGIASEDIGKCAYSIFRRGGEFTGKTVGIAGDHLTGGQMAAALSRALGEEVRYNAVSPEAYRGFGFPGAEDLGNMFQFKRDFESVFCGARSLEFSRGLNPSMKTFDAWLDENRDRIPVEKGARRASGE, via the coding sequence GTGGACGACAAGAAGATCATCGCGGTCATCGGCGCGACCGGGGCGCAGGGGGGAGGCGTGTGCCGTGCCATCCTGAGAGACGCGGGATCCGGGTTCAGGGTCCGCGCCTTGACGAGGAATACCGGTTCCGGGAAGGCGAAAGAGCTGAAGAAGCTGGGCGCGGACGTCGCGGAGGTCGACATCGACGACGTGGAGAGCCTGAAAAGGGCGTTCCGCGGCGCCTATGGGGCGTTCTGCGTCACCTTCTTCTGGGAACACTTTTCTCCCGAGAAGGAGCTGGCGGAGGCGAAAAACATGGCCGACGCGGCGAACCACGAGGGTGTGCGCCACGTCATCTGGTCGACTCTTGAGGATACCCGGGAGTGGGTTCCCCTCGACGACCGCCGCATGCCGACCCTCATGGGAAAATACAAGGTCCCGCACTTCGACGCCAAGGGAGAGGCCAACCGGCTCTTCTCCGAGCGCGGGATTCCGACGACGTTCCTGCTGACGTCGTTTTACTGGGAGAACCTGATCCACTTCGGGATGGGACCCAAGAGGGGGGAGGACGGGAACCTGTATATCACCCTGCCCATGGGCGACAAGAAGCTCCCCGGCATCGCCTCCGAGGATATCGGAAAATGCGCGTACTCCATTTTCAGGAGAGGGGGCGAATTCACCGGCAAGACCGTCGGCATCGCCGGCGATCACCTGACCGGCGGCCAGATGGCGGCCGCCCTCTCCAGGGCGCTCGGGGAGGAGGTCCGGTATAACGCCGTGTCCCCCGAGGCATATCGCGGCTTCGGCTTCCCCGGGGCGGAGGATCTCGGAAACATGTTCCAGTTCAAGCGGGACTTCGAATCGGTCTTCTGCGGAGCCCGAAGCCTGGAATTCTCCAGGGGGCTCAACCCCTCGATGAAGACGTTCGACGCCTGGCTCGACGAAAACCGGGACCGCATCCCGGTCGAGAAGGGGGCCCGGCGGGCGTCGGGAGAGTGA
- a CDS encoding LemA family protein → MRKSSAVLTVFLALCLAGCGYNTFQTNDELIKSSWSEVLNQYQRRADLIPNLVNTVKGFAAQEKEVLLGVTNARAKVGGIQATPELINSPEAFAKFQAAQGELSGALSRLLVVAENYPQLKSDANFRDLQAQLEGTENRIAVARNRYIKAVQEYNVTVRSFPSNLTAMIFGYKTKPNFTVENEKEVSKPPKVDFAPAPAKQ, encoded by the coding sequence ATGCGAAAATCATCGGCGGTCCTCACGGTGTTCCTCGCGCTGTGCCTTGCCGGCTGCGGCTACAACACGTTTCAGACGAACGATGAGCTGATCAAGTCGAGCTGGTCCGAGGTCCTGAACCAGTACCAGCGCCGCGCGGACCTGATCCCCAACCTGGTGAACACCGTAAAGGGGTTTGCCGCCCAGGAAAAAGAGGTGTTGCTGGGTGTCACCAATGCCCGCGCCAAGGTCGGCGGCATCCAGGCGACCCCGGAGCTGATCAACAGCCCCGAGGCGTTCGCGAAGTTCCAGGCCGCCCAGGGGGAGCTGTCGGGGGCCCTTTCCCGGCTGCTGGTGGTGGCGGAGAACTATCCGCAGTTGAAGTCCGACGCAAACTTCCGCGATCTGCAGGCACAGCTCGAGGGGACCGAGAACCGGATCGCGGTCGCCCGGAACCGGTACATCAAGGCGGTGCAGGAGTACAACGTGACGGTGCGCTCCTTCCCTTCCAACCTGACAGCCATGATCTTCGGGTATAAAACGAAGCCCAACTTCACGGTGGAGAACGAGAAGGAGGTCTCCAAACCCCCCAAGGTCGATTTCGCGCCCGCACCGGCGAAGCAGTAA
- a CDS encoding YgcG family protein, translating to MLCWSVVAGAQVPVPPLAGRVTDQTATLTGEQKSALEQTLRSFEARKGSQVAVLIVPTTSPETIEQYALRVAEQWKPGRKNVDDGALLVVAKDDRTLRIEVGYGLEGALTDAASKRIISEIIVPRFRQGDFYGGITAGVDRILRVIDGEPLPKPEERRPAGIRGIGSILPVVMILALVVGGVLHTVLGRFPGALVTGGAVSIVAWMLAGAISVALIAGVIAFLFTLLGGGMGGRGSGGGGFRGGGFGGGGFGGGGFGGGGFSGGGGGFGGGGASGRW from the coding sequence ATGCTCTGCTGGAGCGTCGTCGCCGGGGCACAGGTCCCGGTTCCACCCCTGGCCGGGCGCGTCACCGACCAGACCGCCACGCTCACCGGTGAACAGAAATCCGCCCTGGAACAGACCTTGCGGTCGTTTGAGGCAAGGAAAGGGAGCCAGGTCGCCGTTCTCATCGTTCCAACCACCTCGCCGGAAACGATCGAGCAGTACGCCTTGCGCGTCGCGGAGCAGTGGAAACCGGGGCGGAAGAACGTGGACGACGGGGCGCTTCTCGTCGTGGCGAAGGACGACCGGACGCTGCGGATCGAGGTGGGGTACGGCCTGGAAGGGGCGCTCACCGACGCGGCCTCGAAGCGCATCATCAGCGAGATCATCGTGCCGAGGTTCCGGCAGGGGGATTTCTACGGGGGGATCACCGCCGGGGTCGACCGGATCCTCCGCGTGATCGACGGCGAGCCGTTGCCGAAGCCGGAAGAAAGGCGCCCGGCGGGGATACGGGGGATCGGGTCGATCCTCCCCGTTGTGATGATCCTTGCGCTCGTGGTGGGTGGTGTGCTGCACACCGTGCTGGGCAGGTTTCCCGGCGCGCTCGTTACCGGCGGCGCCGTTTCCATCGTCGCCTGGATGCTGGCCGGTGCGATCTCCGTCGCGCTGATCGCGGGGGTGATCGCATTCCTGTTCACGTTGCTGGGCGGCGGCATGGGGGGGCGTGGTTCAGGGGGGGGCGGATTCCGCGGCGGAGGATTTGGCGGGGGCGGGTTCGGCGGCGGGGGATTCGGTGGAGGCGGTTTCAGCGGAGGCGGCGGCGGCTTCGGCGGCGGCGGCGCGTCGGGGCGGTGGTGA